CCACCGGCGTTCAGGTAGATGTCGGGGATCACCAGGACCCCCCGCTCGCTGAGCCGCTCGTCGGCCCCGGGCGTGGTCGGGCCGTTGGCCGCCTCGGCAATCATTCTGGCCTGGATACGATCCACGTTCTCCAGGGTGATCTGGTTCTCCATGGCGGCCGGGATCAGGAGGTCGCACTCCACCTCGAGGACGTCCTTCGGGCCGGGGAGCGGCGTCCCGCCGGCGAATCCGGCCACGGAGCCGGTCTTGTCCCGGTGCGCCGTCAGGGCCGCGATGTTCAGCCCCGCGGGATTGAGGACGCCGCCAGAGACATCCCCGACAGCGATGACCCGGCAGCCGTCCTCCTCCGCGAGGAACTTGGCGACGTGGGAGCCGACGTTGCCGAATCCCTGGATCGCGACCCGCTTCCCCTCCAGGCCGCCGCCCAGGCGGCACCGCTGGAGGTCTTCAGGGTAGCGGAAGGCCTCCCGGATCCCGTACTGCACGCCCCGCCCGGTCGCCTCCTTGCGGCCGCGGATGCCTCCCTGGGTGACCGGCTTGCCGGTGACGCAGGCCAGGGAGTCGATTTGCCCGGGGGTGAGGGCGTCGTAGGTGTCGGCGATCCAGGCCATCTCCTGCTCGCCGGTGCCCAGGTCGGGGGCCGGCACGTTCACGCCGGGGCCGATGAAGTTCTTGCGGACCAGCTCCGCGGTGTACCGGCGGGTGATCTTTTCCACCTGCTCGCGGGTGTACTTCTTTGGGTTGAAGCACACGCCCCCTTTCGAGCCACCGAACGGGACGTCGACGATGGCGCATTTGTAGGTCATCAGCGCCGCGAGGGCCATCACGTCCTCCTGGGTCACGAACTCGCTGTACCGGATCCCGCCCTTGGTCGGCTTGCGGTGCTGGGAGTGCTCGGCGCGCCAGCCCTGGAAGATCTCGTAGCGATCGCCGAGGCGCACGGGGAATTCGACGTAGTAGACGGCGTTGCAGACCTTGATCTGCTGCAGCAGCCCCTCCGATACCTCGAGGGTCGCCGCGGCCTTGTCGAACTGGCGGCAGACGATGTTCCAGAGGTTCAGGTCCTCTCTACCCGCCCCGACCCTGCGCCGGTTCTGCATCGCTCGCTCCCCCACGGAGGCCCTACGTATTTCCTTGACAGGCGCACCTCCGAGGCGTAGCCTGCCCTTGGCTGATGGTTCTGACGGTACCGCCTGGTCGGGGTGACAACGCCGCGAGGACCGAAGGTCCTGCGGCGTTTTTGGTTCCCGAGCGGTCCGGCGCGTTGGCCCCGGTGGGTGCTCCCCGAATGGTCGGGGATGCGAGACCTCCCGGTGGGCAGCATTCCGAAAGGAGCGAACCGCAATGGGAACGCGAATCTACGTTGGCAACCTGCCCTTCGAGGCCACGGAGGAGGAGCTCCGCACCCTCTTCAGCGAAGGGGGGAGGCAGGTCGAGTCGGTCAAGATCGTGACCGATCGGGACACCGGCCGGTCGCGCGGCTTCGGCTTCGTGGAGATGGCCAACCAGGGTGACACCACGGCGGCCATCAACGCCTTGAACGGCAAGGAGATGGGCGGCCGGGCGCTCACGGTGAACGAGGCCCGGGAGCGCGTGCCTGGGGGTGGCGGGCGCGGGCGGTACTAGTCCCGGTCTC
The nucleotide sequence above comes from Candidatus Methylomirabilis sp.. Encoded proteins:
- a CDS encoding Glu/Leu/Phe/Val dehydrogenase — encoded protein: MQNRRRVGAGREDLNLWNIVCRQFDKAAATLEVSEGLLQQIKVCNAVYYVEFPVRLGDRYEIFQGWRAEHSQHRKPTKGGIRYSEFVTQEDVMALAALMTYKCAIVDVPFGGSKGGVCFNPKKYTREQVEKITRRYTAELVRKNFIGPGVNVPAPDLGTGEQEMAWIADTYDALTPGQIDSLACVTGKPVTQGGIRGRKEATGRGVQYGIREAFRYPEDLQRCRLGGGLEGKRVAIQGFGNVGSHVAKFLAEEDGCRVIAVGDVSGGVLNPAGLNIAALTAHRDKTGSVAGFAGGTPLPGPKDVLEVECDLLIPAAMENQITLENVDRIQARMIAEAANGPTTPGADERLSERGVLVIPDIYLNAGGVTVSYFEWTKNLSHIRYGRMEKRLDEIFRERLVSAIEEVTRTRVPERQRCELLKGADEVDLVNSGLEGTMQNAYREIRGTLHNDPRLGDLRTAAYAVAIRKVARAYEELGIFP
- a CDS encoding RNA-binding protein, with protein sequence MGTRIYVGNLPFEATEEELRTLFSEGGRQVESVKIVTDRDTGRSRGFGFVEMANQGDTTAAINALNGKEMGGRALTVNEARERVPGGGGRGRY